The Fulvivirga maritima genome segment TGAAAACTATGCCTTTGACCCCAAGGGAAAATGCAACCCTCACAGCTGGTCAAAAGAGGGTGCTTGGACACCCTGCTGCTACACAAACGACCACAAGCAAGCTCAATGCATGTGGGATAAGCCTAAAGAAATAGCTGGCTATGAAGGTTCAGGCTATGAAATAGCCTATTACAATAGTGGTGGCGCCAAAGCTGATAAAGGACTGGAAGGTTGGAAAAAAAGCCCCGCACACAACCCTTTAATTATTAATTCAGGAATGTGGGAAAAAGCCCATTGGCAAGGAGTAGGAATAGGGATTTATAAAGAGTATGCAGTAGTGTGGTTTGGAGAAGTTGCAGACGAGCAAAATCAGATCATCACCTGCAACCTCAACTAAGCTACTAGAGATTAGTAGCTTTCATCTTCATTAGGGAAATCTCCAGCCTTCACATCATTAACATAATTGGCTGCAGCCTCAGTCATAATGGTCTGTAAGTCTGCATAACGTCTCAAAAACTTAGGTTTAAAGTCTTTGTTCATGCCCATCATATCATGAACTACAAGCACCTGACCATCTACATTGCCACCGGCACCAATACCAATGATAGGTACAGACACCTGCTCAGCCACTGTTTTGGCCAAAGCCGCAGGCACCTTTTCTAATACAATAGCAAAACAACCTAGCTCTTCAAGAAGCTTAGCATCACTAATTAATTTATTAGCTTCTGCTTCTTCTTTTGCTCTTACAGAGAAGGTTCCAAATTTATTAATAGACTGTGGTGTAAGCCCTAGGTGCCCCATAATAGGAATACCTGCACTTAATATTCTTTTCACAGACTCTTCTATTTCTGCCCCTCCTTCAATTTTTATTCCGTGAGCTCCAGTTTCTTTCATTACTCTCACTGCAGAACGAATGGCTGTTTCCGGATCTCCCTGATAAGTACCAAAAGGCAAATCAACTATAACCATAGCTCTCTTACTAGCTCTCACCACAGAAGCCGCATAATAAATCATGTGATCAAGAGAAATAGGAAGGGTAGTTTCATACCCAGCCATGACATTAGCTGCCGAATCACCAACTAAAAGCATCTCTACACCGGCTTCATCAAGAATACGAGCCATGGTATAATCATAGGCGGTGAGCATTGATATTTTCTCGCCGTTATTCTTCATTTCCCGAAGACGCTGAATGGTAATCTTCTTTATATCACTTTTATGTACAGACATGTAATTTTTATTTTGTATTTGGAATCACAAACTTAAAATTTGTTCCTTCCAATTCCTCACTTCTCACCTGAATTTCAGCATTAAGCTTGTCAGCCACCTTTTTCACTATATAAAGCCCCAAACCTGAGCCTTCACTTTTTTCAGTAGCTCTATAAAACATGTCAAATATATGAGGCAGCTTAGAGGCTTCTATTCCCTCTCCATTATCCTCAATCTCCAGTACAGCCTTTTCCTCATCTACCTGCACATCTACCTTAATATAAGAATAATCTTTATGCTTTGAGCGATATTTAATGGCATTAGAAATCAGGTTGTTAAGTATGATCCTGATTCTTGTTAAGTCAGAATAAAACTCTATCGGTTGGTGTACATTGGTTACAATTTCTAGCCCTTCATTATCTCGAGTGTAATAGTAACTGGTAATGCTACTATTTATTTCCACCATAAAGTTAATAGACATATGAGGATCATTGATCCGGTCATTTCTGGATATGCTGAGCAAGTCTATCACTAGTGCATCTAGCCGCTTAACACTAGATTCTATTTTAGCTATACACTCTGCTTTTACCTTTTCATTTTTTTCCAAACGAAAAACATCTATTAAGCCCAAGATGGATCTAAGCGGAGACCTTAAATCATGAGAAGAATGGTATATAAAGCTATCCAGCTCAAAATTAACTTTTTGAAGCTCTATCAGGCTAGACTTGGTTTCTGTAATATCTTTAATGATACAATCTACCACTCCTTCTTCTTCATAAAGAATGGCTCCGAAGGAAATCCATAAAGATGAACGCCCCCAACCCTTTATTTCAAGTTCGAGATCATCTATACTACCCCCCTCTTTTAAGAGTTGATATATTATTTTGGAGTTTTTTTCTCCAATTATATCCTGGCATTTAGTCCTATGCCTTTCATCTACAGTAATGAAAAACAGGTCCCAAAACTTTTCATTAGCTTCTAAAATAATTCCTGTGGTAAGGTCATTCCTCACCATGGCTATCATAGAGTTTTGAAACAGATTTCTATATTTATCACCTCCCAGCTTAGTATACCCCTTTTGCTCTTTTAAGGCAGTAACATCAGTATAATACGCTTTCGCCCATATGGCCTCTCCCTCAGCATTTCTTTTGAGAGTAGCCTCTGATTTCATCCATAAATATTTACCTGTAACAGGCCGAACACGAAATATCTGCTCATAGGTAGTGATTATACCATTAATAAAATCTACCAGGTGATTAATGACCTTATTTAAATCTTCGGGGTGGATGTGTTTGCGCCACAGGCCATCCATAGGTATAACTTCATCCGGTGAATACCCGAACAACTGGCGCATTTGAGGGGAAAAATAAAGCCTATTGTTTTCAAAGTCCCATTCCCAAAATATAGCTTTTCCCTCTTGCTTAAGGTCAGCTCCCTCTCCTTGTCGTATGACAAAGTCTGGCTTATCCAGCCGCTCCAGAAGATCTGTAACTTGAACAAATTTCAATGTTTTATAAGAAAAAGGTTATTTAAAAAATAAGTTATGCTTTGAACACAACAGGCTAAAAATTACTTAAAATTATTGTAAGTATACAACCTTTTTGTTTTTGTCTAACTCTACCGCTACATGATCATTAATAGTAGTAGCAAGCTCATAGCCAGCATACTTGGTGGAGATAGGAAACTGAGTATGACTTCTGTTTACTAATACAGCCGTTTCTATTTTCTTCACTTTTACATTAAGAAATGCTTTAAGACTGTATGCCATAGTTCTTCCAGTATTCATAACATCATCGATCAGTACAATACACTTATTCTTTAGCGAGGCATTATCACAATCTAAACTGATATCACTTTGAGTAGGAGCAAATTTATCCAGGTTTAAACCTATTAATTTCACTTTAAAACTTGCTATAACCTCCAGATCATTTTGTAATAACTTAGCCAACTCATACCCTTGAGAGTGTATTCCTGCTAATATTATTTCTTTCTCCTGAAAATTGTTTTCATATATTTCATACGCCATTCTTTTTATTTTTTGGCGTACCTGATCATCCGTTAGTATTAAACTCTTCTCTTCCATAGCTTAAGGTATAGGCATTACTTTACTGTCCTTAAATGTAGAAAGAATTACAAGAGATTGCATGTTATCTACTACTTCTATATTCGTTACTCTTTCTAACATCAGCTTTTGGTAAGCAGCTATATCCTCAGCAATAATCTTCAAAATAAAATCTCCCGATCCTGTAACATGATGACACTCTATAATCTCATCTATCTCGCTAATACTTTGAGTAAATAACTCAATATTATCCTTATTATGTCCTTTCAGAGTAACCATCACAAAAGTACTTACTCCCAACCCAACCTTTTGAGTATTCAGTTTTGCATGATAGCTTTTTATAATGCCCGACGTTTCCAATTTCTTCACACGTTCCAAAGTAGGGGCAGGGGAAAGTCCTATCTCTTGAGCCAGTTGTGCATTTGTAATTTTAGCATTGGCCTGCAAAATCCTTAGTATCTTAAGGTCTATCCTGTCTAATTTTACTTTATCCTTCATTGATTTACCAAATAATATTTGGTGCGAAGATAGCCAGAAATTGTAAGGATATTGAACTAAGTCTGCAATATTGCAAAATAGTTTTTCAATGTTTAACCGTTAATCTAAATGCTTTTTGGTCGTCTCCAACTTTAGATTTCAACACATAAAGGCCATTATTTAAGTCGCTAACCTTAAATTCTATCAGTTGATATCCATTTAGGCTAGAAAAATCATATTGCTTTACGACCTGACCTCTTATGTCATATAAAAAGAAGCTCCCTGAGGTTTCTTCTGCTGTCACCACTCTTAAGAAAACAGCGTCAGGCGAAGGATTGGGCCTAGGCGGTAATACTACAATATCTGATGCTCCACTACTTTGAACACATTGTGTATTATTACTCAAATTTGTATCAGCAACCCCCCTTACCAAACCAAAGGCTGAAATACACAAATACTCAGCATTTAATCGATTAATAGTGAAATCTAAGGTAATGTTTCTTTGCTGACCAGGTAATAGTTCAAGAGGAATAATTCGTTCGATAATCACCTCATTCCCCATATCTACATCAAGCCTGATGCTATCTAATGAGATGGTTCCATTATTTCTAAGATTAAGAATTATGGCATCGTTCTGATAAAAAACGTTAGCCAGCTCTAATTCAAGATTAGGATCTAATACGCTAATAATCTGGGATGTAGTATCTGTACACTGCTCAGCACTGAAAGCAACCAGATCCACCCAGTAATCGGCCTCCTCTACAAATGTATAAGACACATTTTCATCTGTACTCTCTGCCACATCTCCAAAATACCATCTATAGCTCTCTGCTCCAATTGATTCATTAGTAAAATCAACATCTAAAGGAGGGGCTCCAAAAGTGATAGATGGGCTAAACTGAGCAATAGGAGCTTCATAAATTGCCAAATCGGATTCGCCTTCATAGGTACAACCATTTTGGGTATCAACTAACAAGCTAAGCTCATAGGTACCTGCATTATCAAAAGCATAATAAATAGATGAGTCAGACCCAATCACTACATTTGAATAACTCCACTCACGCACAGATGCGGCATCAGTACCGTAATCTGTAAGATCATAAATATGAGTCTCTGAATTATCACAATTAAACTCTGAAGCAAATGATAAATTGGGTACTGGGTTAACTGTAATAGTTTTGTATTCTGTAGCCGAACATAAATTCTCAGAAGTTACGGTTAAACCTATGTTATAGTTTATGGGGTATTCAAATGTAATACTTGGATTTTGCTCACCACTGTAAACTCCACCAAGATCCCAAGCCCAAGAGATATTATCAAACCCCAGTACGGGTTCGCTCAAATCTGTAAATTCTACTTCTTCATTTAAGCAAAGCTTATCATAGCTAAAATCCACTTCAGGAGCCGGGTTAACCACCACTCTTTGTTGGAGGGAATCTTTACAGCCATTAGTCGTGGTTACCGCTAACTGCACATCATATCTACCATCCTCTGTAAAATTATGGGTAGGGTTTCTCTCCGTTGAGAATTCACCATCGTCAAACTCCCAATTCCAGGCTTGTAGGTTAGCATCACCAACTTGGGTAGCATCAATAAACTGAGTAAGCGAGCCCTCGCAAGCCAATTCATTACTAAACTGAACGTTAGGCAACTGGTAAACACTCACACTCCTGGTTAAGTCTGACTCACAACCAACATCATTGGTCACATTAAGCGTAACATCAAAAGTACCGGGGTCTCCATATTCAAAAAGTGGATTTTCCAGGCTAGAGGTATATCCATTGCCAAAATCCCAATCATAATCCGTGATATTTCCCTCCGACTGGTTACTAAACTGCATCGGGGTGCCTACACAGTCATCATTCACCTGAAAAGCAGGAACGGGACCTTCATTTATATTGGTAAGCACATCAGTAGCTTCTGCAGCACAGCCAGGAATACTGGCGATTAGTTTTATTTCCTTATCACCCCCACTAGGAAACTCATAATTAAGGTTTTGGGTATTATTAACAGAGTCACCATTTACCTGCCACTCCCACGACAAATTACCTTCAAAAGTATCTTCTGTGGTATTAGTAAAAGTATAAACATCATTGGTGCAAACCAGCCCAGTAGGTAGATCAAAAGAGGGAACCGGCTCATCATATATCGTAATGTCCTTCTCAACAAAATTGCTACAGCCATTAGCGCTTTCAACTGATAAGTTAACCGTATAATCCCCTGAAGCAGCATATTGATTACTCGGATTTGCCTCAGCAGACGTGTTAGAATCTCCGAAAGACCAGTCGTAGGAGGTGATATCCCCTGAGTTGTTAATATTAGAGAATTCTACTGGGGAGGTGGAGCAGATGGTTTCGTTATTGAAGTTGATGTCTGGGGCTGCCTCTAGCTTAACCTTCACAAAGTCACTGAATCTAAGTATATCTTCGCCTAAAGACTTCGTTAATGTTATAGTATATCTACCTGAGGTATTATAATTTATAACATTTAACGCATTCTCTGAAATAGGAACCGAAGAATTACAAAAATCATCAAATGTAACTTTCAAAATATTATTTGTATTAAATTTTGTAAAAAAACCTACCAATCTAGATCTGTTAGTCTTTATAACATTAAGTGACCAACTTGCATTAGATCCTGTAGCTCCCAAGGAAGATACTTGAGCTTCCTTTTCAAAGGCCTCTCCAAAATCAAGTGAATACATAGCTCCATTTCTTGTAACTACTAGTGCAGAGTAAACTCCTCCCTCAAATAATATTTTTGGGCCCGTAGGTTGTGTTATGGTGCCATCAATATATATTATTTCTTCGATCACAGCACTCAGATTATCCTTATCAAAGTCTATTCTAAATAGCCCCTGTAAGGACCCCGCCAATATAATCCAATGATCATTTTTAGCAATCATATCAAAGCTTGCCAACTGAGAGGCTCCGCTTATTGTAATATCTTGGTTTGTAACCGGAATGGATATATCAAGAACAGAATAACTTAAATAAGTTATTTTGTTGTTAGCAAAATTGGATATAAACAAATTAACCTTATTGTCATAGACCTTTGCCTTAATACAGTTAGGATTACTTAGAATTGCAGATCCCAAATCCAGCCTCTCTACTACAGGAGAGTTTGAGATTTGAGCACCAAAATTTAATTTCAAGATGCTATTGGATGAAAAGCCTACTAAATAACCAATATAGTTTCCATCCAAATTTATTAGATCAAATGAAATAGGTTCCTGAATTATTCCTTCAGGAAGTATTACCTCTTCTCTTTGCCCCAAAAGATTCATTTCATCATCAAGCTCAATAAAAAAAAGCTTGCCATTACCTCTATTAGGTATAAATAAGTAGTTATCTGCAAAGGAAAAACAACGAGCTTCAAAAGGAAGAGATAAAGACGACAATGATAGAGTAGAAAAATTTGGAATTAATTCGCTAACCTTTTCTGAACAATAATCCCAATCATACGATTCTCCTTCCACTTCGTTATGTGTGCTTATTAAAAAATTTTCGCCCTTACAGACACTATCAGAAAGAATAATACCTTGAGCAAGACATTGCAGTGATGTACTAATTAAAATTATTGATATGACGATAAATTTCATTTAAACTTTAGCTCTTAAAAATTATTCATCTTGTTGGCAAAAAATAAACAGAAAACACAACCACTAAATAGCAAATAATCAATTAAAGGGTAGCATATTTCTATTCCAAAAAACTTACTATCATACATTTTTTCAGTCAAATAAATTCTACCAAAGATGTCTAATAATAGATTCACCAATAAAAAAATTGAACTTCACTTTTTTAAAAGATATCTGTAAGTCAACTTTTGTTATCTAAATAGCTATAAACTGTCTAGAATTCAATGTTTAATTTTTTATTCACAGCCAAGTAATTTGAAGTCAAAAGTATTTCGTATCTAGGGTCATAATCTATTTTACTAATACCATCATTTATCACTCTATAGATATCAAAATCAGCTAATAATTCAAAAAAGTCTTTTAGATACGTCTTTGAATTATAATTGGCAAAACTGAATTCAAATTGGATAAAGTATATGTAAGGTAACATATTTTTTGAACCGTGAAAGACTTCAAGTTCAAATCCTTCAACATCTGCTTTTAAAAAATCAATTTGACGAATATCATTCTCATAGCAGAAATCATCAAGAGAAGTAAGTGTGATTTCCTCTGATTTGTCTAATTTTTGATTAAAACCTGTATCCATTCTTTCAAATACAGAGGCCCAACCTGACCCCTCCGTATCAAAATATAGCTTTCTTCGTTCTTTATTAGCACCAAGACCTAAATTCTGCAAATGAACTTCATTAATATTTCCCAGCTTAGAATTTAGTTGTTTAAAAGTGAACCTTGACGGTTCAAAACAATAAATATCCTTCTCAAAAGAAAATTATTTCAATAAGATGTCGGTATACTTTCCATTATTAGCACCTATATCAAAGATCACCTTTTTCCCTTCTGAGTTTATAAGTTGATTTGCAATTAATTTAACAAGGTTAATCTCACCACTTGATTCAATCATCCCACCCAACCCATAATTCATTCCCCTCAAGCTTATTCTGTACAACCTCTCAAAAAGTGGTTGCATTATTTTTTTACCAACAAAGAAATCTTTTATACTCATAAATAAAACCTCCTAATGTATAAACTTCACTTGTCTTAAATACTAACAGAACTCTTAGCACAATTCTATACTCCCGTTTTATAAGGGTAATTTTCATACTTCCAGACTCAGTCTGGTTTCTAATAAAATAAAACTAAGGTAAAATTCTCAAGCCATGCAGTATATATTTAACCAATTTCTTAACATAGCTTTGCTTAGGATTATTCGCGAAACACACATTTTCAAACACTCTATTTACACTATCAAATGCTTCCAAACCCTCCGCCTTCTTTAAGTAATATTCTTGCCATGTTTCTTGTTCCCAATGCTGAAAATATTGCCCGCCTCTTTCCTTTGTTTTTCTCCTAGTAAGCCATCTCAAATGTATTTGATTTGCAGATCTTAATGGATAATGTTTAATCTCAATTGTGTTTTCACACACAATCCCCATGTGAGTAGGCCAGATCTTATCCTTCTCCCATTTCAAATTTTTCCTATGCTTGATCATACGAGGCTCACTCCATGCATAAGGACTAAAATGCGTAATATGCTTTAAATCAACCTCAAAATCCCCTGTAAATCGAATATCTTCAGTCTTATTTAAATCAAAGCTAAAATCCACCTTTTTACCATTAATATAATGAAAACAACCTATTTGCTCACTAATAAACTTTCTAGGATTACCTCTGTAAATTTCATCAGAATCTTGAATGCCCCACCAATCACCATCAACCCATTCATTTTTAAATGAATTAAATATTTCTGCTCTCACCCCATCTGCATATGGCTCATTATCATGCTTAAATGGAACAATTTTAGAATTTGATAGTGCAAGTTCTTTTACATTTCCCCATGTACCATTAGTACTCTCATTATCGTATATTATGACTTTGTCTGCCCACTTACTTGCCAGGTTAAGTGAAGGCAACAATATCCCTTTCATTCTTAATTACTGTTGTGGCATAGATTTTAAAGCTTCTCATGCATTCAATATTTTATCATAGAGATTCTCCACTACTTCAAATGATCTATATTTCAACGCATTTTTCACAAAATATCCATGATCTCTGATTTCGACAATTTTATTTATTTTATCCATTTTAGATTTAAAATAGGTATCTTCATCCATCATATGGATATTTAATGTTACTCCCAAATGATTTCTTTCTAAATAATTCATTTCATCTCCAACTCCTTCAGTAATCAACACAGGAAGTCCTGCGGCAAGGTATTCACCAACCTTAACAGGAGATAAATATTTTGACACTTTTGTTTTCCTATAAGGGGCAACAGCAAAATCGGCAGCACTTAGATAAGCATTAACTTCTTCATGTGGAACAAATAACTTTTTCACATTATTGCTAGAAATAGCATATAAAAAGCATTTTTTTCTAAATTCTTCTTCTTCAATATTAGAAAGTATAATAACAAATAAGTTGTCATTATAATATGATAGCATTTTTTTCAGCAATATAAATATCTCATCACCATAATATATACCTCCAAATTTACCTACATAAATAGCTACCTTTGTTCCACTAGGAATATTCAAGTTTTTTCTAACATCTTGGCTTTTATAAGGGTCGTAGAAAAATTTTTTTATATTTACCCCACAAGGAGCTGTAAACACCTTATCTGGGGCTACCCCCTCCTTCTTCAAAAAAGATTCATAATTTTCACTTACAGTTAAAATGAACTTGGCTTTCTTTTTTATTTTTCCCTCCCAGTGCTTCTGTGCAATAAATCTAGGGTCATATTTACTCCAGGTACCGGTTTCTAGCATATAATCTGCGTGGGGTTCAAAAGATTCTACAACGAAAGGTAAGTCATTTTTATTCGTTACCAATAGTGCAAGGGCCCCAGCAGGTGCCCCTCTGGCAATAATTAAATCAACAGAATTGTCTTGGCAAATTTTTAATATTTTCTTTGGAAATGTAACAAAGTCTATAATCTTTGTAATCAATGTTAGATGATAATTTTGACTCAATAATGGGTAGTATACAATACCACTCTCTTTTAAGTAATTAACCTTTTCGACACTTCCCATTTCTCTCTGCGTATTTGTAAATATTAATGAATTAACCCTATCATGCTTACTTAGAATAGAGAGGTGTGGAAATATAGTAGCAGAAGTAAGAGGATCATCAAGATTCCAATACCCTATAAAAAGTACATTCATTTTTTTCATTAAACAATATTGATCTTCACAAAAGTTATTTAATAGCAATCTTAAGCGCTTTACATACTTGCCATTTACTCAAGTAAGACTTAAACATTATTGATTTAATTTTTCGTTTAAACCTTAGCAAATCACAATCAGATAACTTCATTTTTTTCAACTCTTCATATATTTTAAAATATCCACTTTCAAGTGAGTTAATATTTGACATGGCTGATTCATGGCCGGACCTATATTGATAAATAACACTTGTAGTAAAAGAATAAAGCCCTGATTCACCAATTGAAATATAAAACAACAAATCTTCCCCATGAGTAAGATTCTCTAAAAATTGATACTTCTTTGCTCTTCTTCTCTTTATCATCCAAGTTGGTCCAAAAAAACATTTTCCTGAAAGTGATATTAGCTCCCTGAATGGCAATCCCTGAAATTCAGGGCAAAACAAACGTTCAGGGACAGTACTAGCATTGTTGAAAACCTGCACTTTTCCATCTACAAATTCAATGTCAGGATTATGATTGAATATACATAACCTATCAATCAAACTGTTTTGAGGGAGAATATCATCGCTATCAAGAAAACAAAAGAAATCTCCCCTCATGTTTTCCAAACCAACATTCCTAGCGGCACTCACACCTCTATTTTTTTGTTTAAAATAATAAATACGGCTATCAGAATAAGAATGAATAATTTCTTCGGAATTATCGCATGAACCATCATTTATAATTAACAACTCCCATTTCACATATTCCTGATTAATTACTGAATTAATACTATCGACTAAATACTTACCACTATTAAATACTGGCATTATAATAGAAACTAAGGGGTCATTTGTAAGCATCTTTCTATTTGTTGAATCTTTTTTTCGTAAGAATTATTTGAGGCTATCGTCTTTCTCTTATTAACCTTCTCCTTAGAACTGCAACTGCCCAAGTTCTTACTGACCTCATCAAGTAGTTGTATCCATTCTATTGAAGAAGATGCCATATAAATTAATTCAACAATTGGCAGATATTCTTTAGAGAAGGAAGTTATAATTGGCTTCCCAGAAGAAAGGTATTCCCAGAATTTATGAGGAGAGGCATAATTAAAATAGTACTCGTCCTTGTAGGCGATTAGCAACATATCGGCTGCCTCAAAATAAATGCTTAATTCTTTTGCTGGAACTGCGTTGAGGGCAAACACATTCTGATTTAATAAAAGATGATCTGGCACAGACTCCTTATTACTTCCCAAAAAAATAAAATCAACATTTGAATTATTTTCTACTGCCAGAGTTAGTAACTCCCAGTCAATAAACGACATGGCGAGATTTCCAACATACAACGCCTTAATACTATTATTACCAGGAAGAATTATTTTTTTTTTGGAACGCTCAAGAAAATTAACTCCATGAGTAATAAGATGAGTATTCTTATTAAATCGACCAAGTCTTGCAACTATATCTTGAATAACACCTATGCAAAGGTCTGCCGTTTTAGCAGCCAGTTTTGTATTATAATCCTGATTCAAATCCACAATATGTGATATACTCATGACACGTTCAGGCAAGGCGTCAAAATCAAAAAATACGGAATTATCAAACGACCATACAATATCAAAATTAACAGCACATAGCTTCTGTAAATTCAAAAACTCACGCTGTATAATGAATCTACGTAAGAACTTTGGATAAAACCGAAGCCCCTTCGGAAAGCCCTTATAAGAAACAGTAGTTACTCCATCAAAATCAGTAGTTGAAACTTTAGAAATATTAGTTGGGGGGTTGAGAAAAAAAACATTATTTCCTCTTCTAGCCAAATAGATAGCATAGTGATGCTTGGAAACAAAAATATGAGACCAAGATTCCGGAGATATCAATAAAATAGTCTTGTCAACTAATTTGTTATCTGTCATTAAATCTGACTATTTATAAGTTTTAAAAGCTTAGTAGGGTCAACTTTTAAATCAAATTTTTGATTTCTAATATAATTGAATTCCTCACATTTTAAAAAGGTATATTTAACACCTATTGCAGCAGCCAATAAATAATATAAACTGTACCAATATCCTTCATTTAAAAATAAAAGTTCAATCACTTTACTTTTTTCACTCATGAAAATAAGGTTAGTCATTGAAGCACCATGAGGGGATATTATGACATCAGCATTGTAAAAAAGATTAACTTGATCGCTGAAAGACATATCTTCTAAGTAATATTTAAAAAAGCCTTTAGCACTAAGCATTTCATCAATTTCGGCTTCATTAACAACTTTCCTAAATGAATTTTTTGATCTGGAGATATAAACCTTAGTGTGGTATCTTGGGGTCAAATCTACGCCTCGAAAGATACTATTACGCAACCAGTTGATAGCTAAAGGCGAAAACAAATCATCTAAATCTGAAGTAACCCTCCTAAATTGAGGAACAATCAATTCCTTAATTAATGCTTTTTCATAATTCCATTCCATAATATTTTCCTTTGCAACACCTAAAAGCTGTAAAGAATCAATTTGAAATTGTTTTGGATTTTTATTTATAATTACAATGACATTT includes the following:
- a CDS encoding PAS domain-containing sensor histidine kinase translates to MKFVQVTDLLERLDKPDFVIRQGEGADLKQEGKAIFWEWDFENNRLYFSPQMRQLFGYSPDEVIPMDGLWRKHIHPEDLNKVINHLVDFINGIITTYEQIFRVRPVTGKYLWMKSEATLKRNAEGEAIWAKAYYTDVTALKEQKGYTKLGGDKYRNLFQNSMIAMVRNDLTTGIILEANEKFWDLFFITVDERHRTKCQDIIGEKNSKIIYQLLKEGGSIDDLELEIKGWGRSSLWISFGAILYEEEGVVDCIIKDITETKSSLIELQKVNFELDSFIYHSSHDLRSPLRSILGLIDVFRLEKNEKVKAECIAKIESSVKRLDALVIDLLSISRNDRINDPHMSINFMVEINSSITSYYYTRDNEGLEIVTNVHQPIEFYSDLTRIRIILNNLISNAIKYRSKHKDYSYIKVDVQVDEEKAVLEIEDNGEGIEASKLPHIFDMFYRATEKSEGSGLGLYIVKKVADKLNAEIQVRSEELEGTNFKFVIPNTK
- a CDS encoding PKD domain-containing protein is translated as MKFIVISIILISTSLQCLAQGIILSDSVCKGENFLISTHNEVEGESYDWDYCSEKVSELIPNFSTLSLSSLSLPFEARCFSFADNYLFIPNRGNGKLFFIELDDEMNLLGQREEVILPEGIIQEPISFDLINLDGNYIGYLVGFSSNSILKLNFGAQISNSPVVERLDLGSAILSNPNCIKAKVYDNKVNLFISNFANNKITYLSYSVLDISIPVTNQDITISGASQLASFDMIAKNDHWIILAGSLQGLFRIDFDKDNLSAVIEEIIYIDGTITQPTGPKILFEGGVYSALVVTRNGAMYSLDFGEAFEKEAQVSSLGATGSNASWSLNVIKTNRSRLVGFFTKFNTNNILKVTFDDFCNSSVPISENALNVINYNTSGRYTITLTKSLGEDILRFSDFVKVKLEAAPDINFNNETICSTSPVEFSNINNSGDITSYDWSFGDSNTSAEANPSNQYAASGDYTVNLSVESANGCSNFVEKDITIYDEPVPSFDLPTGLVCTNDVYTFTNTTEDTFEGNLSWEWQVNGDSVNNTQNLNYEFPSGGDKEIKLIASIPGCAAEATDVLTNINEGPVPAFQVNDDCVGTPMQFSNQSEGNITDYDWDFGNGYTSSLENPLFEYGDPGTFDVTLNVTNDVGCESDLTRSVSVYQLPNVQFSNELACEGSLTQFIDATQVGDANLQAWNWEFDDGEFSTERNPTHNFTEDGRYDVQLAVTTTNGCKDSLQQRVVVNPAPEVDFSYDKLCLNEEVEFTDLSEPVLGFDNISWAWDLGGVYSGEQNPSITFEYPINYNIGLTVTSENLCSATEYKTITVNPVPNLSFASEFNCDNSETHIYDLTDYGTDAASVREWSYSNVVIGSDSSIYYAFDNAGTYELSLLVDTQNGCTYEGESDLAIYEAPIAQFSPSITFGAPPLDVDFTNESIGAESYRWYFGDVAESTDENVSYTFVEEADYWVDLVAFSAEQCTDTTSQIISVLDPNLELELANVFYQNDAIILNLRNNGTISLDSIRLDVDMGNEVIIERIIPLELLPGQQRNITLDFTINRLNAEYLCISAFGLVRGVADTNLSNNTQCVQSSGASDIVVLPPRPNPSPDAVFLRVVTAEETSGSFFLYDIRGQVVKQYDFSSLNGYQLIEFKVSDLNNGLYVLKSKVGDDQKAFRLTVKH
- a CDS encoding CAP domain-containing protein, producing the protein MNEYRKEKKLAPLPFSSKLTAVAQAHAKDLSENYAFDPKGKCNPHSWSKEGAWTPCCYTNDHKQAQCMWDKPKEIAGYEGSGYEIAYYNSGGAKADKGLEGWKKSPAHNPLIINSGMWEKAHWQGVGIGIYKEYAVVWFGEVADEQNQIITCNLN
- the panB gene encoding 3-methyl-2-oxobutanoate hydroxymethyltransferase is translated as MSVHKSDIKKITIQRLREMKNNGEKISMLTAYDYTMARILDEAGVEMLLVGDSAANVMAGYETTLPISLDHMIYYAASVVRASKRAMVIVDLPFGTYQGDPETAIRSAVRVMKETGAHGIKIEGGAEIEESVKRILSAGIPIMGHLGLTPQSINKFGTFSVRAKEEAEANKLISDAKLLEELGCFAIVLEKVPAALAKTVAEQVSVPIIGIGAGGNVDGQVLVVHDMMGMNKDFKPKFLRRYADLQTIMTEAAANYVNDVKAGDFPNEDESY
- a CDS encoding Lrp/AsnC family transcriptional regulator, with the protein product MKDKVKLDRIDLKILRILQANAKITNAQLAQEIGLSPAPTLERVKKLETSGIIKSYHAKLNTQKVGLGVSTFVMVTLKGHNKDNIELFTQSISEIDEIIECHHVTGSGDFILKIIAEDIAAYQKLMLERVTNIEVVDNMQSLVILSTFKDSKVMPIP
- a CDS encoding phosphoribosyltransferase family protein, with the protein product MEEKSLILTDDQVRQKIKRMAYEIYENNFQEKEIILAGIHSQGYELAKLLQNDLEVIASFKVKLIGLNLDKFAPTQSDISLDCDNASLKNKCIVLIDDVMNTGRTMAYSLKAFLNVKVKKIETAVLVNRSHTQFPISTKYAGYELATTINDHVAVELDKNKKVVYLQ
- a CDS encoding FkbM family methyltransferase; translated protein: MYCFEPSRFTFKQLNSKLGNINEVHLQNLGLGANKERRKLYFDTEGSGWASVFERMDTGFNQKLDKSEEITLTSLDDFCYENDIRQIDFLKADVEGFELEVFHGSKNMLPYIYFIQFEFSFANYNSKTYLKDFFELLADFDIYRVINDGISKIDYDPRYEILLTSNYLAVNKKLNIEF